From a single Glycine soja cultivar W05 chromosome 19, ASM419377v2, whole genome shotgun sequence genomic region:
- the LOC114398596 gene encoding uncharacterized protein LOC114398596 produces the protein MTSDSAQEIADKIDSLEEQVTQGSFVPHGQQDILNTAIGRPDHEGRVRAAGSGVTITQYYGRASRTCSSSSTSISQQQLDEVVARLREDMTGQIREELRTQIKEELRTQLEEENRRSLEIMTNALKEAIKKELSNKGSQEALQIQPDIQQLGARVSTQGSNAVTNAQASQEHDADAIPLMGLFVQRNDGTQRLVAMGKIMEGDSIIHTVAYADDVVRVSVETVIDPEAEVPYATSEIQYVKQAVNTFVAWPTHLVKAVLDEHPQRIPHNEDAHVPKPANVDADDPLRELMKYSFDLYDKPLQISFDGSFLGIVDASTSIFITYSDVIEIIAGDKSLNISVIQLWLMYIHEWSQIFSQGFMYAFLEPQSLVCSKDRRNECEQYLERWLKESDREVYIGPYFHQ, from the exons ATGACATCTGACTCTGCACAGGAAATTGcagataaaata GACTCCTTAGAAGAGCAGGTAACGCAGGGTTCGTTTGTACCCCATGGTCAGCAAGACATACTGAACACTGCCATTGGCCGACCTGACCATGAGGGTCGCGTTCGGGCAGCAGGCTCAGGTGTCACTATTACTCAGTACTACGGAAGGGCATCAAGGACATGTAGCAGCTCGTCCACGTCCATCAGCCAACAACAACTAGATGAAGTTGTTGCAAGGCTTAGGGAAGACATGACTGGCCAGATTAGGGAAGAATTGAGGACTCAAATTAAGGAAGAATTGAGGACTCAGCTAGAAGAGGAAAATAGAAGGAGCTTGGAAATAATGACCAATGCATTGAAAGAGGCTATTAAAAAAGAGTTGTCAAATAAAGGATCCCAAGAGGCACTCCAAATTCAGCCggacatacaacaactaggtgCGCGTGTCAGCACACAGGGAAGTAATGCTGTTACCAATGCGCAGGCTTCACAAGAACATGATGCTGATGCCATACCATTGATGGGACTGTTTGTGCAGCGTAACGATGGTACACAAAG GTTGGTGGCCATGGGGAAAATAATGGAGGGGGATTCAATCATACACACAGTGGCATATGCAGATGATGTTGTCAGGGTAAGTGTAGAAACAGTTATTGATCCTGAGGCTGAGGTCCCCTATGCCACCTCAGAAATACAATATGTGAAGCAGGCCGTCAATACATTTGTAGCTTGGCCCACACACCTTGTGAAAGCTGTATTAGATGAG CATCCACAACGTATTCCACACAACGAGGATGCACATGTGCCGAAGCCGGCTAATGTGGACGCAGATGATCCGTTGCGTGAATTGATGAAGTACAGTTTTGATCTTTACGACAAGCCACTTCAAATCAGCTTTGATGGGAGCTTTCTTGGAATTGTAGATGCATCTACATCGatattcatcacatattcagaTGTTATTGAAATAATAGCAGGAGACAAAAGTCTGAACATATCTGTCATACAATTATGGTTAAT GTATATACATGAGTGGAGTCAGATATTCAGTCAAGGTTTCATGTATGCATTCCTTGAGCCACAGTCGTTGGTTTGTTCAAAGGATAGACGCAACGAATGCGAACAATATCTTGAAAGATGGCTTAAGGAATCTGACCGAGAGGTGTACATTGGACCTTACTTCCATCAGTAA
- the LOC114398598 gene encoding uncharacterized protein LOC114398598, whose amino-acid sequence MDRSWMNASRITEEYENGVEEFLLFAQSKAQPMWGKFFCPCVKCGNGRRQTIDDIRTHLICEGIIRSYTKWIWHGESLDTADMSQADDVTTDSGNPIEEMIRDLGQEGFEEAHAALYDNIEVDSKMPLYSGCISFTKLSAVLALVNLKARFGWSDKSFSELLMLLTNMLPADNILPKNHYQAKKILCPVGMQYEKIHACCNDCILYRDDFAELDYCPVCGVSRYRATNGDSTILVSDADRRPAKVCWYLPIIPRFKRLFANGEDAKNLIWHANTRKSDGLMRHPADSPQWKAIDRLYPEFGAEPRNLRLGLATDGMNPFGTLTTNHSSWPVLLFIYNLPPWLCMKRKYVMLSMMIAGPRQPGNDIDVYLRPLIDDLRKLWDEGVDVWDANLQHAFKLRAMVFCTINDFPAYGNLSGYSVKGHHACPICEQNTSFRQLKHGKKTVYTRHRRFLK is encoded by the coding sequence atggatcgaagttggatgaacgcATCACGTATAACTGAAGAGTACGAGAATGGTGTTGAAGAGTTTTTGCTGTTTGCTCAAAGTAAAGCGCAACCTATGTGGGGAAAATTTTTTTGTCCATGTGTGAAGTGTGGAAATGGGAGGCGCCAAACAATTGATGACATAAGAACTCATCTTATTTGTGAGGGAATAATTCGTAGCTACACaaagtggatatggcatggggaaTCCCTCGATACAGCTGACATGTCACAGGCTGACGATGTTACTACAGACAGCGGAAATCCTATAGAAGAAATGATTCGCGATCTTGGGCAAGAGGGGTTTGAAGAGGCACATGCAGCGTTGTATGACAACATAGAAGTTGATTCAAAAATGCCTTTGTATTCCGGCTGCATATCTTTCACAAAATTGTCAGCTGTGTTAGCTCTGGTTAACTTGAAGGCTcgatttgggtggagtgacaagagTTTTAGTGAGTTGCTGATGTTGTTGACAAACATGCTTCCTGCTGATAACATCTTGCCAAAGAATCACTACCAGGCAAAGAAGATTTTATGTCCAGTTGGGATGCAGTACGaaaaaattcatgcatgttgTAATGACTGCATTTTGTACAGAGATGATTTTGCTGAACTAGATTACTGCCCTGTGTGTGGGGTTTCTCGGTACAGAGCGACCAACGGAGATTCTACTATACTAGTCTCAGACGCCGACCGCCGTCCAGCAAAGGTGTGTTGGTATCTcccaataataccaaggtttaagcggTTGTTTGCTAATGGGGAAGATGCAAAGAACCTTATATGGCATGCAAATACCAGAAAATCAGATGGATTGATGCGACATCCTGCAGATAGCCCGCAATGGAAGGCAATTGATCGTCTGTATCCTGAATTTGGGGCCGAGCCTAGAAATTTAAGGCTTGGTCTTGCAACGGACGGAATGAACCCATTCGGAACCTTAACTACTAACCATAGCTCGTGGCCCGTTTTGCTGTTCATTTATAATCTCCCTccgtggttgtgcatgaagcgaaagtaTGTTATGCTGAGTATGATGATAGCTGGTCCAAGACAACCAGGTAATGATATTGACGTATATCTAAGACCGTTAATTGACGATTTGCGGAAATTGTGGGATGAAGGGGTTGATGTATGGGACGCAAATTTGCAGCATGCTTTCAAGTTGCGTGCAATGGTTTTTTGTACCATCAATGACTTTCCAGCCTACGGAAATTTAAGTGGATATAGTGTCAAAGGACATCACGCATGTCCTATATGTGAGCAGAATACTAGTTTCCGCCAACTtaaacatggaaagaagactGTGTATACTAGGCATCGAAGATTTCTCAAATAG
- the LOC114398597 gene encoding uncharacterized protein LOC114398597: MATDPTSPPQSDGQSEATSKRSRTTTRLRTLTLRTMDQPRPAVYVDPATGRASGPMREKFHSYLGVVAREKVPIIHNNWKDVPETLKEIVWNDILAKFDIAEATKVKTKVMSTVATRWRQFKSTLTSKFVFAKTEGQQTQDVVTKYGLDPEAWKQFEETRLTPNWEGIRKRAQSIQKHNDCPHVLSRGGYDLLEKKLLDQK, from the exons ATGGCCACAGATCCGACGTCTCCTCCACAGTCCGATGGTCAATCAGAGGCGACTTCCAAGAGGAGTAGAACAACGACACGGCTGAGAACATTGACATTAAGAACCATGGATCAGCCCAGACCGGCTGTTTATGTGGATCCCGCTACCGGGAGAGCATCCGGACCGATGCGTGAAAAGTTCCACAGCTACCTAGGCGTAGTGGCGCGAGAAAAGGTTCCCATTATCCACAATAATTGGAAAGACGTACCTGAAACGCTAAAGGAGATTGTGTGGAATGACATTCTA GCAAAGTTTGATATCGCAGAAGCTACGAAGGTGAAGACGAAGGTTATGTCAACAGTAGCGACGAGATGGCGGCAATTTAAGTCCACATTGACTAGCAAATTTGTGTTTGCTAAGACTGAAGGTCAACAAACACAggatgttgtgacaaaatatgGACTAGATCCTGAAGCGTGGAAACAATTTGAAGAAACCCGCCTGACACCTAACTGGGAG GGTATTAGGAAACGAGCACAATCAATTCAAAAACACAACGACTGCCCTCACGTACTTTCACGTGGGGGATATGATTTGCTTGAGAAGAAATTGTTAGACCAGAAATGA